The following proteins are encoded in a genomic region of Candidatus Moraniibacteriota bacterium:
- a CDS encoding cell division FtsA domain-containing protein produces the protein MGLFSKLFSKNSAGYYLALDIGTEVAKALVFEIDVQEKKVTIIGVGKERQKRGNMQSGAVSDISGVIETCQSTINKALKDAKIKKIKKAVVGIAGELVKGTTTTVHYERRKPDSRIDFSELKNIIQKVQMKAYERIQEQISWETGQDIDVKLINAAIVDVRIDGYQVNNPIGFQGRDVSVSIFNAYAPMIHLGALQTIADELRIDLLSISAEPYAVAHSIDYEDVLDFNAIFIDVGGGTTDIAVVRNGGLEGTKMFAFGGRAFTKKLAQELRIDFDEAEELKIKYAEGKLGSDVSFKIEQILQNDCSVWLSGVELSLSEFSDSDVLPSKILLCGGGSGLPGIKKALASPDWLKNLPFAKIPVVNYLQPRDITNVRDNTNELKNPQDVTPMALSNLVLDIKGEEKIMAGILRRILYSMQDR, from the coding sequence ATGGGTCTTTTTTCTAAATTATTTTCTAAAAATAGTGCAGGTTATTATTTAGCGCTTGATATAGGCACTGAAGTTGCCAAAGCGCTTGTTTTTGAGATTGATGTTCAAGAGAAAAAAGTTACAATTATTGGTGTTGGAAAAGAAAGACAAAAAAGAGGCAATATGCAAAGCGGAGCTGTTTCTGATATTTCAGGTGTTATAGAAACATGCCAAAGCACAATAAATAAAGCGCTTAAGGATGCAAAAATTAAAAAAATAAAAAAAGCAGTTGTAGGTATTGCCGGAGAATTAGTGAAGGGCACAACCACTACTGTTCATTATGAACGAAGAAAACCCGATTCCCGTATTGATTTTTCAGAATTAAAAAATATAATCCAAAAAGTTCAAATGAAAGCTTACGAACGGATTCAAGAGCAAATTTCTTGGGAAACGGGACAAGATATAGATGTGAAACTTATTAATGCAGCAATTGTAGATGTACGCATAGATGGATATCAAGTAAATAATCCAATTGGATTTCAAGGTAGGGATGTTTCTGTTAGTATTTTCAATGCTTATGCCCCGATGATTCATCTAGGGGCGTTACAAACTATAGCTGATGAATTAAGGATAGATCTTTTAAGTATTTCCGCTGAGCCTTATGCAGTTGCGCATAGCATTGATTATGAAGATGTTTTGGATTTTAATGCTATATTTATAGATGTCGGAGGAGGCACAACTGATATTGCAGTTGTTCGAAATGGAGGTTTGGAGGGTACGAAAATGTTTGCATTTGGGGGAAGAGCATTTACAAAAAAATTAGCCCAAGAACTAAGAATAGATTTTGATGAAGCTGAGGAGCTTAAGATAAAATATGCCGAAGGGAAACTTGGCAGTGATGTAAGTTTTAAAATAGAGCAAATCCTGCAAAATGACTGTTCGGTTTGGCTTAGTGGTGTAGAGCTTTCACTTTCTGAATTTTCAGATAGTGATGTTTTACCCTCAAAAATACTACTATGTGGAGGAGGGTCGGGTCTTCCTGGCATTAAAAAAGCATTAGCTTCTCCTGATTGGTTAAAAAATTTGCCATTTGCTAAAATTCCAGTGGTTAATTATTTGCAACCAAGGGATATAACTAATGTTAGGGATAATACAAATGAGCTAAAAAATCCTCAAGATGTTACGCCTATGGCGTTGTCAAATTTAGTCTTAGACATAAAAGGTGAAGAAAAAATAATGGCAGGAATATTAAGAAGAATTCTGTATTCAATGCAAGATAGATAG